Proteins encoded together in one Streptomyces sp. TLI_171 window:
- a CDS encoding ribonuclease Z has protein sequence MSQRELVVLGTASQVPTRHRNHNGYLLRWDGEGLLFDPGEGTQRQMLHAGVSATGITRIAVSHFHGDHCLGLPGVVQRINLDRVPHPVDAYYPASGKEFFDRLRYASAYQGGAEIRERPVAGSGPLAAPGAPFELAAVRLSHPVESFGYRLTEPDGFRLRPERLRELGVSGPAVGQLQRDGRIEVDGRTVTLAEVGERRPGQRFAFVMDTRLCDGVAELAEGADLLVIEATFLEADGQLAEEHGHLTAGQAARVAAEAGVRRLVLTHFSQRYPELSGHRAEAEKYFDGEIVVAEDLARVPVPPRR, from the coding sequence TTGTCGCAGCGTGAACTCGTCGTCCTCGGCACGGCCAGCCAGGTGCCGACCCGGCACCGGAACCACAACGGGTACCTGTTGCGCTGGGACGGCGAGGGGCTGCTGTTCGACCCGGGGGAGGGCACCCAGCGGCAGATGCTGCACGCCGGGGTGAGCGCCACCGGGATCACCAGGATCGCGGTCTCGCACTTCCACGGGGACCACTGCCTGGGCCTGCCGGGCGTGGTGCAGCGGATCAACCTGGACCGGGTGCCGCACCCGGTGGACGCGTACTACCCGGCGTCGGGGAAGGAGTTCTTCGACCGGTTGCGGTACGCCAGCGCGTACCAGGGCGGCGCCGAGATCAGGGAGCGCCCGGTCGCCGGGTCCGGGCCGCTGGCGGCGCCGGGCGCCCCGTTCGAGCTGGCCGCGGTGCGGCTCTCGCACCCGGTGGAGTCGTTCGGCTACCGGCTGACCGAGCCGGACGGCTTCCGGCTGCGGCCCGAGCGGCTGCGCGAGCTGGGGGTGAGCGGCCCGGCGGTGGGGCAGCTGCAGCGGGACGGCCGGATCGAGGTGGACGGGCGGACGGTGACGCTGGCGGAGGTCGGCGAGCGCCGCCCGGGCCAGCGGTTCGCGTTCGTGATGGACACCCGGCTGTGCGACGGGGTGGCCGAACTCGCCGAGGGCGCCGACCTGCTGGTGATCGAGGCGACCTTCCTGGAGGCGGACGGGCAGCTCGCCGAGGAGCACGGCCACCTGACGGCCGGGCAGGCCGCCCGGGTGGCCGCCGAGGCGGGGGTGCGGCGCCTGGTGCTGACGCACTTCTCGCAGCGCTACCCGGAGCTGTCCGGTCACCGTGCGGAGGCGGAGAAGTACTTCGACGGCGAGATCGTGGTCGCCGAGGACCTGGCCAGGGTCCCCGTCCCGCCGCGCCGTTGA
- a CDS encoding PhoH family protein, with translation MTDTPQTRTDGQRRPDAAPASTRIVIPEKHPMVTLLGAADSLLRVIEDGFPDADIHVRGNEVTATGSPADVALVKQLFTEMMLVLRTGQPLTEDAVERSITMLRSAAEDPAHPAPSEVFTANILSNRGRTIRPKTLNQQRYVDAIDKHTIVFGLGPAGTGKTYLAMAKAVQALQAKEVNRIILTRPAVEAGERLGFLPGTLYEKIDPYLRPLYDALHDMMDPDSIPRLMAAGTIEVAPLAYMRGRTLNDAFIILDEAQNTSPEQMKMFLTRLGFNSRVVVTGDTSQIDLPNGTRSGLKVVQEILADVPDIHFSVLTSTDVVRHKLVGRIVDAYERWDARQEAEESGDRKPVQRRGARAPRQSHRTES, from the coding sequence ATGACTGACACACCGCAGACCCGCACCGACGGACAGCGGCGCCCCGACGCGGCGCCCGCCAGCACCCGGATCGTCATTCCGGAGAAGCACCCGATGGTCACCCTGCTGGGTGCGGCCGACTCGCTCCTGCGAGTGATCGAGGACGGCTTCCCGGACGCCGACATCCACGTCCGCGGAAACGAGGTGACGGCCACCGGCTCCCCGGCCGACGTCGCGCTCGTCAAGCAGCTCTTCACCGAGATGATGCTGGTGCTGCGCACCGGCCAACCCCTGACGGAGGACGCCGTGGAGCGCTCCATCACCATGCTCAGGAGCGCCGCCGAGGACCCGGCCCACCCGGCCCCGTCCGAGGTGTTCACGGCGAACATCCTGTCCAACCGGGGCCGCACCATCCGCCCCAAGACGCTGAACCAGCAGCGGTACGTCGACGCGATCGACAAGCACACCATCGTCTTCGGCCTGGGCCCGGCCGGCACCGGCAAGACCTACCTGGCGATGGCCAAGGCCGTGCAGGCGCTGCAGGCCAAGGAGGTCAACCGGATCATCCTGACCCGGCCGGCCGTCGAGGCGGGGGAGCGGCTGGGCTTCCTGCCCGGCACCCTGTACGAGAAGATCGACCCGTACCTGCGCCCGCTGTACGACGCGCTGCACGACATGATGGACCCGGACTCGATCCCGCGGCTGATGGCGGCGGGCACCATCGAGGTCGCTCCGCTGGCGTACATGCGCGGCCGTACCCTGAACGACGCCTTCATCATCCTGGACGAGGCGCAGAACACCTCGCCCGAGCAGATGAAGATGTTCCTGACCCGCCTCGGTTTCAACTCCCGGGTGGTGGTCACCGGTGACACCAGCCAGATCGACCTGCCGAACGGCACCCGGTCCGGTCTGAAGGTGGTCCAGGAGATCCTGGCCGACGTGCCCGACATCCACTTCTCGGTGCTGACCAGCACCGACGTGGTGCGGCACAAGCTGGTCGGCCGCATCGTTGATGCGTACGAACGCTGGGACGCCCGGCAGGAGGCCGAGGAGTCCGGCGACCGCAAACCCGTCCAACGGCGGGGCGCCCGGGCGCCCCGGCAGTCCCATCGCACCGAAAGCTGA
- a CDS encoding histidine triad nucleotide-binding protein: MAGEPQADCVFCKIVAGEIPATVVRRSERTLTFRDINPQAPTHLLVIPHVHHANAAELAAAEPGIAAELLVEAGEAARGEGLESYRLIFNTGAEAGQTVFHAHVHLLGGRKLTEGLV; encoded by the coding sequence ATGGCCGGCGAGCCGCAGGCGGACTGTGTGTTCTGCAAGATCGTGGCGGGGGAGATCCCGGCGACGGTGGTGCGCAGGAGCGAGCGGACGCTGACCTTCCGGGACATCAACCCGCAGGCGCCCACCCACCTGCTGGTGATCCCGCACGTGCACCACGCGAACGCGGCGGAGCTGGCCGCGGCGGAGCCGGGCATCGCGGCCGAGCTGCTCGTCGAGGCGGGCGAGGCGGCGCGCGGCGAGGGGCTGGAGTCGTACCGGCTGATCTTCAACACGGGTGCGGAGGCCGGGCAGACCGTCTTCCACGCGCACGTGCACCTGCTGGGCGGGCGGAAGCTGACCGAGGGGCTGGTCTGA
- the ybeY gene encoding rRNA maturation RNase YbeY, with protein MSIDIANESGWDVDEESILDVARYALDKMRIHPQSELSVILYDSESMAELHVQWMDLPGPTDVMSFPMDELRPGKEGEDLPEGLLGDIVLCPEVAKQQGLAAPTGHSMDEELQLLTVHGVLHVLGYDHEEPDEEREMFALQKRILDDWRAGRGLTGLSPAPTVH; from the coding sequence ATGTCGATCGACATCGCCAACGAGTCCGGGTGGGACGTCGACGAGGAGTCCATCCTCGACGTCGCCCGCTACGCCCTCGACAAGATGCGGATTCACCCGCAGTCCGAGCTCTCCGTGATCCTCTACGACAGCGAGTCGATGGCGGAGCTGCACGTCCAGTGGATGGACCTGCCCGGTCCGACCGACGTGATGTCCTTCCCGATGGACGAGCTGCGCCCCGGCAAGGAGGGCGAGGACCTGCCGGAGGGCCTGCTCGGCGACATCGTGCTCTGCCCCGAGGTGGCGAAGCAGCAGGGCCTGGCCGCCCCGACCGGGCACTCGATGGACGAGGAGCTGCAGCTGCTCACCGTCCACGGGGTGCTGCACGTGCTCGGCTACGACCACGAGGAGCCCGACGAGGAGCGCGAGATGTTCGCGCTGCAGAAGCGGATCCTGGACGACTGGCGGGCGGGCCGCGGCCTGACCGGCCTGTCGCCCGCGCCGACCGTCCACTGA
- a CDS encoding hemolysin family protein → MSGESTSFLIGALLLVVLGWLAACAEAGISRISRFRAEEAVRSGRRGSDRLLTLASDSIRYLNLATLIRVASEMAAAVLVTVVCVRSFQQTWQAVLVAFGVMVLVSFVAVGVSPRTIGRQHPLSTVTAASYVLLPLARILGPIPKLLILLGNALTPGKGYKEGPFASEAELRALVDLAEKDDLIEDEERRMVHSVFELGDTIVREVMVPRTDLVMIERHKTVRQTLTLALRSGFSRIPVVGDNEDDVVGIVYLKDLVRRTHINRDSESEQVDSVMRPAVFVPDSKPAADLLREMQQMRSHVAIVIDEYGGTAGLVTIEDILEEIVGEITDEYDREIAPVEDLGDGSYRITARLTVEDLGELFGIELDDEDVETVGGLLAKCLGRVPIPGSSCEVPVPEGSGLAAISLTAESSAGRRNRIGTVVAAPVRVERDAEDPVDEPAP, encoded by the coding sequence GTGAGTGGTGAGAGTACGAGCTTCCTGATCGGTGCTCTGCTGCTGGTGGTGCTCGGCTGGCTGGCCGCGTGCGCCGAGGCGGGGATCTCCCGGATCTCCCGGTTCCGCGCCGAGGAGGCGGTCCGTTCGGGTCGGCGCGGCTCCGACCGGCTGCTGACCCTGGCCTCGGACAGCATCCGCTACCTGAACCTGGCGACGCTGATCCGGGTGGCCAGCGAGATGGCGGCCGCGGTGCTGGTCACCGTGGTGTGCGTGCGCAGCTTCCAGCAGACCTGGCAGGCCGTGCTGGTGGCGTTCGGCGTGATGGTGCTGGTGTCCTTCGTGGCGGTGGGGGTCTCGCCGCGCACGATCGGCCGCCAGCACCCGCTGAGCACCGTCACCGCGGCGTCCTACGTGCTGCTGCCGCTGGCCCGGATCCTCGGGCCGATCCCGAAGCTGCTGATCCTGCTGGGCAACGCGCTGACGCCCGGCAAGGGCTACAAGGAGGGGCCGTTCGCCTCCGAGGCCGAGCTGCGCGCGCTGGTGGACCTGGCGGAGAAGGACGACCTGATCGAGGACGAGGAGCGCCGGATGGTGCACTCGGTCTTCGAGCTGGGCGACACCATCGTGCGCGAGGTGATGGTGCCGCGCACCGACCTGGTGATGATCGAGCGGCACAAGACGGTCCGTCAGACCCTGACCCTGGCGCTGCGGTCCGGGTTCTCGCGGATCCCAGTGGTCGGCGACAACGAGGACGACGTGGTCGGCATCGTCTACCTGAAGGACCTGGTGCGCCGCACCCACATCAACCGGGACTCGGAGTCCGAGCAGGTGGACTCGGTGATGCGCCCGGCGGTGTTCGTGCCGGACTCCAAGCCGGCCGCGGACCTGCTGCGCGAGATGCAGCAGATGCGCTCGCACGTGGCGATCGTGATCGACGAGTACGGCGGGACCGCCGGACTGGTCACCATCGAGGACATCCTGGAGGAGATCGTCGGCGAGATCACCGACGAGTACGACCGGGAGATCGCCCCGGTCGAGGACCTCGGGGACGGCAGCTACCGGATCACCGCGCGGCTGACCGTGGAGGACCTCGGCGAGCTGTTCGGGATCGAGCTGGACGACGAGGACGTGGAGACCGTCGGCGGGCTGCTGGCCAAGTGCCTCGGCCGGGTGCCGATCCCCGGCTCCTCGTGCGAGGTGCCGGTGCCGGAGGGCAGCGGGCTGGCCGCGATCAGCCTGACCGCGGAGAGCTCGGCGGGCCGCCGCAACCGGATCGGCACCGTGGTGGCCGCCCCGGTGCGGGTCGAGCGGGACGCCGAGGATCCGGTGGACGAGCCCGCGCCGTAG
- a CDS encoding DUF4383 domain-containing protein, with product MRLQDELPVDHRLGMVYRFGAGLGGVFLVVFGILGLTGASPGFLDTSGKEVIGLSSNGALSVLSLVAGGILILGAVIGGNLASNVNMVMGVLFVLAGFVGLMVLDSSANRLAFQISNVIFSFVFGFVILTFGMYGRVSSHLPQDNPYWKQRHQHDAELPDGPPALVKVLRPGPPNPTGH from the coding sequence ATGAGACTGCAGGACGAACTCCCGGTCGACCACCGGCTGGGCATGGTGTACCGCTTCGGCGCGGGCCTGGGCGGCGTGTTCCTGGTGGTGTTCGGCATCCTCGGGCTGACCGGCGCCAGCCCCGGGTTCCTGGACACCTCGGGCAAGGAGGTCATCGGCCTGTCCAGCAACGGCGCGCTGAGCGTGCTGTCCCTGGTGGCCGGCGGGATCCTGATCCTGGGCGCCGTGATCGGCGGCAACCTCGCCTCCAACGTCAACATGGTGATGGGCGTGCTGTTCGTGCTGGCCGGCTTCGTCGGCCTGATGGTGCTGGACTCCAGCGCCAACCGGCTCGCCTTCCAGATCTCCAACGTGATCTTCAGCTTCGTGTTCGGCTTCGTGATCCTGACCTTCGGCATGTACGGCCGGGTCAGCAGCCACCTGCCGCAGGACAACCCGTACTGGAAGCAGCGGCACCAGCACGACGCCGAGCTGCCGGACGGCCCGCCGGCGCTGGTGAAGGTGCTCCGCCCCGGTCCGCCGAATCCCACCGGGCACTGA